Proteins from a single region of Pseudarthrobacter sp. NIBRBAC000502772:
- a CDS encoding glucose PTS transporter subunit EIIB, which translates to MHSETNSGVEMSKAEIILAALGGAENVEEIEGCITRLRTEVVDSSRVDEAALKAAGAHGVMMSGTVVQVVVGPEAESLAEDIQDLM; encoded by the coding sequence ATTCACAGCGAAACGAACTCAGGAGTGGAAATGTCCAAAGCAGAAATCATCCTCGCCGCCCTTGGCGGCGCCGAGAACGTCGAAGAAATCGAAGGGTGCATCACCCGCCTTCGCACCGAGGTGGTGGACTCCTCCCGCGTTGACGAGGCCGCCCTCAAGGCCGCGGGTGCCCACGGCGTCATGATGTCCGGCACGGTGGTCCAGGTGGTTGTGGGTCCGGAAGCCGAAAGCCTCGCCGAAGACATCCAGGACCTGATGTGA